A genomic window from Myotis daubentonii chromosome 4, mMyoDau2.1, whole genome shotgun sequence includes:
- the NUDT16L1 gene encoding tudor-interacting repair regulator protein isoform X2, whose product MSAAVPELKQISRVEAMRLGPGWSHSCHAMLYAANPGQLFGRIPMRFSVLMQMRFDGLLGFPGGFVDRRFWSLEDGLNRVLGLGLGCLRLTEADYLSSHLTEGPHRVVAHLYARQLTLEQLHAVEISAVHSRDHGLEVGPPPGPRPPPRGLALALRKAPMGAGTGAGPAVHPEGPSWWLSQLPEQCLHQHG is encoded by the exons ATGTCGGCTGCGGTGCCAGAGCTGAAGCAGATCAGCCGGGTGGAGGCGATGCGCTTGGGGCCGGGCTGGAGCCACTCGTGCCACGCCATGCTGTACGCCGCCAACCCCGGGCAGCTTTTCGGTCGCATCCCCATGCGCTTCTCGGTGCTG ATGCAGATGCGCTTCGACGGGCTGCTGGGCTTCCCCGGGGGCTTCGTGGACCGGCGCTTCTGGTCATTGGAGGACGGACTGAACCgggtgctgggcctgggcctgggctgcctgCGCCTCACCGAGGCCGACTACCTGAGCTCGCACCTGACCGAGGGCCCGCACCGCGTCGTGGCGCACCTGTACGCGCGGCAGCTGACGCTGGAGCAGCTGCACGCCGTGGAGATCAGCGCGGTTCATTCGCGCGACCACGGCCTGGAGGTGGGGCCgccgcccgggccccgccccccaccccggggtTTGGCTCTGGCCCTGCGGAAGGCACCGATGG GTGCTGGGACTGGTGCGGGTCCCGCTGTACACCCAGAAGGACCGAGTTGGTGGCTTTCCCAACTTCCTGAGCAATGCCTTCATCAGCACGGCTAA